The following are from one region of the Vanessa cardui chromosome 3, ilVanCard2.1, whole genome shotgun sequence genome:
- the LOC124543193 gene encoding baculoviral IAP repeat-containing protein 7-B isoform X1 has protein sequence MNQETNRLNTFTNWPTSAPVDPIRIAKAGFFYTGQGTEVECFSCGGKISEWNYGDQIMWRHRVMDPNCAFVLNPVLSGNVPLVIGRDCNSIQSTEQRNTSQNGQQESDPPVEPNRVTEEDDMYKSDALRLLSFVNWDDTSVAREELVNAGFYHAGEGRIRCAWCGGELAPFRNLGSLGTPLDVHRMYFPRCEYAASLEEERRNSEFSPPISPPSYTPPLRSPSTTRPQSSGAVQNARVVEAGAEWRSLGVVGGGARHPSRAALAARLATFERWPADRAQAPRTLADAGFFYTGIDDQVRCFYCDGGLGKWEAGDAPWSEHAHWFPHCGYVRLVRGQDFVDACRTRAVPRSFSADRGLTTRTRNPSVNFPVTGSQIEECMESNAAVAALGAGLDAARVRRAIVRRLRATGLPFSSSEALIDAVLDEQLNEEAWSVSPHSQRLARDILAETLRDFAPRSGIIPSNIEEDRPDSQTSQTDSPVRSPTPSNVSIQSNNPSDNSRTENLTSEISNNNHEREASPVSNSKQLTLEEENRQLREARMCKVCMDNEVSVVFLPCGHLVSCAGCGAALGACPLCRAQVKALVRAYLA, from the exons ATGAACCAGGAGACTAATAGACTAAACACATTTACGAATTGGCCAACTTCAGCTCCTGTAGATCCAATTAGAATAGCCAAAGCGGGTTTTTTTTACACGGGACAGGGAACAGAAGTTGAGTGTTTCAGTTGTGGGGGAAAAATATCAGAGTGGAATTACGGAGATCAGATTATGTGGAGACATCGAGTCATGGATCCAAATTGTGCATTTGTTTTGAATCCAGTGCTGTCTGGCAACGTTCCTCTGGTGATTGGTCGTGATTGCAATTCTATACAAAGTACGGAGCAAAGAAATACTTCTCAGAATGGGCAGCAAGAATCAGACCCACCTGTGGAACCCAACAGAGTTACAGAAGAAGATGATATGTACAAGAGTGATGCCTTACGTTTGTTGTCATTTGTAAACTGGGAT GATACATCAGTAGCACGAGAAGAGTTGGTGAATGCTGGTTTCTACCATGCCGGTGAAGGACGTATCCGATGTGCTTGGTGTGGAGGGGAATTAGCACCTTTCAGAAATTTAGGGTCACTCGGCACCCCATTAGATGTGCATAGAAT GTATTTCCCAAGATGCGAGTATGCAGCGTCATTGGAGGAAGAACGACGTAATAGCGAATTTTCGCCACCAATATCACCTCCTTCGTACACACCACCTTTGCGATCACCATCGACCACCAGACCTCAATC TTCAGGTGCGGTACAAAACGCTCGCGTGGTAGAGGCGGGTGCGGAGTGGAGATCCCTGGGGGTGGTGGGGGGAGGGGCGAGGCACCCCTCCCGCGCCGCGCTCGCTGCCCGTCTCGCCACATTCGAGCGCTGGCCAGCGGACCGAGCACAGGCTCCGAGGACTCTCGCTGATGCTGGATTCTTTTATACAGGGATTGACGATCAG GTGCGCTGCTTCTACTGCGACGGCGGGCTGGGCAAGTGGGAGGCGGGCGACGCGCCGTGGTCGGAGCACGCGCACTGGTTCCCGCACTGCGGCTACGTGCGCCTCGTGCGCGGACAGGACTTCGTCGACGCCTGCCGCACGCGCGCCGTGCCGCGCTCG TTCTCCGCCGACAGAGGTCTGACTACAAGAACTCGAAATCCATCTGTAAATTTTCCAGTTACCGGTAGCcag ATAGAAGAATGTATGGAAAGCAATGCAGCTGTAGCCGCCCTGGGTGCGGGGTTAGACGCTGCGAGGGTACGGCGGGCCATTGTACGGAGATTGCGAGCAActg GTCTACCATTCAGCTCATCAGAGGCGTTGATTGACGCGGTGTTGGACGAGCAGTTAAACGAAGAGGCTTGGTCGGTGTCCCCTCACAGCCAGCGACTCGCGAGGGATATCCTTGCTGAGACCTTGAGGGATTTCGCACCTCGATCTGG aatAATTCCATCGAATATAGAAGAGGACAGACCGGACAGTCAAACATCACAGACAGACAGTCCAGTTCGATCTCCCACCCCGAGTAACGTTTCAATACAATCAAACAATCCGTCAGATAACAGCAGAACAGAAAACTTAACAAGtgaaattagtaataataatcacGAACGAGAAGCTAGTCCCGTTTCCAATTCAAAACAATTGACCTTAGAAGAAGAAAATAGACAATTGAGGGAAGCGAGAATGTGCAAAGTCTGCATGGACAACgag GTGAGCGTGGTGTTCCTGCCGTGCGGACACCTGGTGTCGTGCGCGGGGTGCGGCGCGGCGCTGGGCGCGTGTCCGCTGTGTCGCGCGCAGGTGAAGGCGCTGGTCCGCGCCTACCTCGCTTGA
- the LOC124543193 gene encoding E3 ubiquitin-protein ligase XIAP isoform X2, producing MNQETNRLNTFTNWPTSAPVDPIRIAKAGFFYTGQGTEVECFSCGGKISEWNYGDQIMWRHRVMDPNCAFVLNPVLSGNVPLVIGRDCNSIQSTEQRNTSQNGQQESDPPVEPNRVTEEDDMYKSDALRLLSFVNWDDTSVAREELVNAGFYHAGEGRIRCAWCGGELAPFRNLGSLGTPLDVHRMYFPRCEYAASLEEERRNSEFSPPISPPSYTPPLRSPSTTRPQSSGAVQNARVVEAGAEWRSLGVVGGGARHPSRAALAARLATFERWPADRAQAPRTLADAGFFYTGIDDQVRCFYCDGGLGKWEAGDAPWSEHAHWFPHCGYVRLVRGQDFVDACRTRAVPRSFSADRGLTTRTRNPSVNFPVTGSQIEECMESNAAVAALGAGLDAARVRRAIVRRLRATGLPFSSSEALIDAVLDEQLNEEAWSVSPHSQRLARDILAETLRDFAPRSGIIPSNIEEDRPDSQTSQTDSPVRSPTPSNVSIQSNNPSDNSRTENLTSEISNNNHEREASPVSNSKQLTLEEENRQLREARMCKVCMDNEVSVVFLPCGHLVSCAGRAV from the exons ATGAACCAGGAGACTAATAGACTAAACACATTTACGAATTGGCCAACTTCAGCTCCTGTAGATCCAATTAGAATAGCCAAAGCGGGTTTTTTTTACACGGGACAGGGAACAGAAGTTGAGTGTTTCAGTTGTGGGGGAAAAATATCAGAGTGGAATTACGGAGATCAGATTATGTGGAGACATCGAGTCATGGATCCAAATTGTGCATTTGTTTTGAATCCAGTGCTGTCTGGCAACGTTCCTCTGGTGATTGGTCGTGATTGCAATTCTATACAAAGTACGGAGCAAAGAAATACTTCTCAGAATGGGCAGCAAGAATCAGACCCACCTGTGGAACCCAACAGAGTTACAGAAGAAGATGATATGTACAAGAGTGATGCCTTACGTTTGTTGTCATTTGTAAACTGGGAT GATACATCAGTAGCACGAGAAGAGTTGGTGAATGCTGGTTTCTACCATGCCGGTGAAGGACGTATCCGATGTGCTTGGTGTGGAGGGGAATTAGCACCTTTCAGAAATTTAGGGTCACTCGGCACCCCATTAGATGTGCATAGAAT GTATTTCCCAAGATGCGAGTATGCAGCGTCATTGGAGGAAGAACGACGTAATAGCGAATTTTCGCCACCAATATCACCTCCTTCGTACACACCACCTTTGCGATCACCATCGACCACCAGACCTCAATC TTCAGGTGCGGTACAAAACGCTCGCGTGGTAGAGGCGGGTGCGGAGTGGAGATCCCTGGGGGTGGTGGGGGGAGGGGCGAGGCACCCCTCCCGCGCCGCGCTCGCTGCCCGTCTCGCCACATTCGAGCGCTGGCCAGCGGACCGAGCACAGGCTCCGAGGACTCTCGCTGATGCTGGATTCTTTTATACAGGGATTGACGATCAG GTGCGCTGCTTCTACTGCGACGGCGGGCTGGGCAAGTGGGAGGCGGGCGACGCGCCGTGGTCGGAGCACGCGCACTGGTTCCCGCACTGCGGCTACGTGCGCCTCGTGCGCGGACAGGACTTCGTCGACGCCTGCCGCACGCGCGCCGTGCCGCGCTCG TTCTCCGCCGACAGAGGTCTGACTACAAGAACTCGAAATCCATCTGTAAATTTTCCAGTTACCGGTAGCcag ATAGAAGAATGTATGGAAAGCAATGCAGCTGTAGCCGCCCTGGGTGCGGGGTTAGACGCTGCGAGGGTACGGCGGGCCATTGTACGGAGATTGCGAGCAActg GTCTACCATTCAGCTCATCAGAGGCGTTGATTGACGCGGTGTTGGACGAGCAGTTAAACGAAGAGGCTTGGTCGGTGTCCCCTCACAGCCAGCGACTCGCGAGGGATATCCTTGCTGAGACCTTGAGGGATTTCGCACCTCGATCTGG aatAATTCCATCGAATATAGAAGAGGACAGACCGGACAGTCAAACATCACAGACAGACAGTCCAGTTCGATCTCCCACCCCGAGTAACGTTTCAATACAATCAAACAATCCGTCAGATAACAGCAGAACAGAAAACTTAACAAGtgaaattagtaataataatcacGAACGAGAAGCTAGTCCCGTTTCCAATTCAAAACAATTGACCTTAGAAGAAGAAAATAGACAATTGAGGGAAGCGAGAATGTGCAAAGTCTGCATGGACAACgag GTGAGCGTGGTGTTCCTGCCGTGCGGACACCTGGTGTCGTGCGCGGGGCGCGCGGTGTAG
- the LOC124543928 gene encoding uncharacterized protein LOC124543928 isoform X2 → MEYKKYLIIMINILCIHSNNWYLATDNSNLKIFESQINQKQDKIRRFIPLNTEDRGLIDKKNMNSTVLDYYRAEVREFKPSDYMQISTLLKSTKRSALKTDSVAHNTYISINNTIPNNNIIQINRAKRINKRRCAQRPKKNRFNSKGQNRFLDVFEVVEFDHVTCSALNGFEGTCLHEYDCQKLGGKTMGTCADGYGTCCVMQFTCDGRSSSPSVWFTNPGYPTPSPDRLSCSFTLEKYSDEVKQIRLDFKSFEILPPTAGSCEQDQFLVTGQNVNNVIPILCGINTGQHVYIEVSNAEGPIVLSFQTVSEENRLFSIKVSQLISSDNLKAPSGCLQYYKNEHGYIESFNYRDTSEIGITRISSYLNYLNYAICIERAHAFCSVTYTNVGDMQIINYDSGLPVIPPRQAGVEIFDCPSDWLLIAAVRLCGERLNDGSILQDFTLDAPVTDDGAGPIVIWFRTDGIYAGRGFKLSYQQNACTK, encoded by the exons atggaatataaaaaatacctaatTATAATGATCAATATATTGTGCATTCACAGTAATAATTGGTATCTTGCAACtgataatagtaatttaaaaatatttgagtcacaaattaatcaaaaacaagacaAAATAAGAAGATTTATCCCACTGAATACAGAAGATCGCGGCTTAATAGATAAGAAGAATATGAATTCCACAGTACTTGATTATTACCGCGCAGAAGTTCGAGAGTTTAAGCCTTCTGATTACATGCAGATATCCACTCTCCTAAAATCAACTAAACGGTCAGCACTGAAAACTGATAGTGTAgctcataatacatatataagtataaataatactatccctaacaataacataattcaaataaatcgaGCCAAACGAATAAATAAGAGGCGATGTGCGCAAAGACCAAAGAAAAATCGTTTTAATTCAAAAGGTCAGAACAGATTTCTGGATGTATTTGAAGTTGTCGAATTTGATCACGTGACGTGTTCGGCTCTTAATGGATTCGAAGGGACTTGTCTACATGAATACGACTGCCAAAAATTAGGTGGAAAAACGATGGGAACTTGTGCTGACGGTTACGGAACGTGTTGTGTTA tgcaGTTTACCTGCGACGGACGTTCGTCATCTCCTAGTGTATGGTTCACTAATCCTGGATATCCTACACCAAGTCCTGATAGGCTTTCATGCTCCTTTACACTAGAGAAATATTCTGATGAAGTAAAGCAAATACGACTGgattttaaaagttttgag ATTTTACCGCCTACAGCAGGAAGTTGTGAGCAGGATCAGTTTTTAGTAACAGGacaaaatgttaataatgttatacCTATCCTTTGTGGTATTAATACTGGACAACACG tgtatatAGAGGTTTCCAATGCAGAGGGTCCAATAGTTCTTTCATTTCAGACAGTATCGGAAGAAAATCGCTTGTTTTCTATTAAG GTGTCTCAATTGATTTCCTCTGACAATTTAAAAGCACCTTCAGGATGTTTACAATACTACAAGAATGAGCACGGGTATATAGAATCGTTTAATTACCGCGACACATCTGAAATAGGAATTACAAGGATATCCAGTTATTTG AACTACCTGAATTATGCTATATGCATAGAACGCGCACATGCCTTCTGTAGTGTAACGTACACCAACGTCGGCGATATGCAAATTATCAACTATGATTCTG GTCTGCCTGTAATTCCGCCAAGACAAGCTGGTGTTGAAATATTCGATTGTCCGAGCGACTGGCTACTGATAGCCGCTGTTCGGCTGTGTGGCGAACGTCTTAATGATGGTTCCATTCTACAGGACTTTACTTTAGATGCTCCCGTCACAG ATGATGGAGCGGGGCCAATAGTAATATGGTTCAGAACAGACGGAATATACGCCGGCCGGGGTTTCAAATTAAGCTATCAACAGAACGCttgtactaaataa
- the LOC124543928 gene encoding uncharacterized protein LOC124543928 isoform X3 has protein sequence MEYKKYLIIMINILCIHSNNWYLATDNSNLKIFESQINQKQDKIRRFIPLNTEDRGLIDKKNMNSTVLDYYRAEVREFKPSDYMQISTLLKSTKRSALKTDSVAHNTYISINNTIPNNNIIQINRAKRINKRRCAQRPKKNRFNSKGQNRFLDVFEVVEFDHVTCSALNGFEGTCLHEYDCQKLGGKTMGTCADGYGTCCVMQFTCDGRSSSPSVWFTNPGYPTPSPDRLSCSFTLEKYSDEVKQIRLDFKSFEILPPTAGSCEQDQFLVTGQNVNNVIPILCGINTGQHVYIEVSNAEGPIVLSFQTVSEENRLFSIKVSQLISSDNLKAPSGCLQYYKNEHGYIESFNYRDTSEIGITRISSYLNYLNYAICIERAHAFCSVTYTNVGDMQIINYDSGMFKKITKRLSTNDVLNK, from the exons atggaatataaaaaatacctaatTATAATGATCAATATATTGTGCATTCACAGTAATAATTGGTATCTTGCAACtgataatagtaatttaaaaatatttgagtcacaaattaatcaaaaacaagacaAAATAAGAAGATTTATCCCACTGAATACAGAAGATCGCGGCTTAATAGATAAGAAGAATATGAATTCCACAGTACTTGATTATTACCGCGCAGAAGTTCGAGAGTTTAAGCCTTCTGATTACATGCAGATATCCACTCTCCTAAAATCAACTAAACGGTCAGCACTGAAAACTGATAGTGTAgctcataatacatatataagtataaataatactatccctaacaataacataattcaaataaatcgaGCCAAACGAATAAATAAGAGGCGATGTGCGCAAAGACCAAAGAAAAATCGTTTTAATTCAAAAGGTCAGAACAGATTTCTGGATGTATTTGAAGTTGTCGAATTTGATCACGTGACGTGTTCGGCTCTTAATGGATTCGAAGGGACTTGTCTACATGAATACGACTGCCAAAAATTAGGTGGAAAAACGATGGGAACTTGTGCTGACGGTTACGGAACGTGTTGTGTTA tgcaGTTTACCTGCGACGGACGTTCGTCATCTCCTAGTGTATGGTTCACTAATCCTGGATATCCTACACCAAGTCCTGATAGGCTTTCATGCTCCTTTACACTAGAGAAATATTCTGATGAAGTAAAGCAAATACGACTGgattttaaaagttttgag ATTTTACCGCCTACAGCAGGAAGTTGTGAGCAGGATCAGTTTTTAGTAACAGGacaaaatgttaataatgttatacCTATCCTTTGTGGTATTAATACTGGACAACACG tgtatatAGAGGTTTCCAATGCAGAGGGTCCAATAGTTCTTTCATTTCAGACAGTATCGGAAGAAAATCGCTTGTTTTCTATTAAG GTGTCTCAATTGATTTCCTCTGACAATTTAAAAGCACCTTCAGGATGTTTACAATACTACAAGAATGAGCACGGGTATATAGAATCGTTTAATTACCGCGACACATCTGAAATAGGAATTACAAGGATATCCAGTTATTTG AACTACCTGAATTATGCTATATGCATAGAACGCGCACATGCCTTCTGTAGTGTAACGTACACCAACGTCGGCGATATGCAAATTATCAACTATGATTCTGGTATGTTCAAGAAAATCACAAAGCGGTTGTCAACAAATGACgtacttaataaataa
- the LOC124543928 gene encoding uncharacterized protein LOC124543928 isoform X1, with product MEYKKYLIIMINILCIHSNNWYLATDNSNLKIFESQINQKQDKIRRFIPLNTEDRGLIDKKNMNSTVLDYYRAEVREFKPSDYMQISTLLKSTKRSALKTDSVAHNTYISINNTIPNNNIIQINRAKRINKRRCAQRPKKNRFNSKGQNRFLDVFEVVEFDHVTCSALNGFEGTCLHEYDCQKLGGKTMGTCADGYGTCCVMQFTCDGRSSSPSVWFTNPGYPTPSPDRLSCSFTLEKYSDEVKQIRLDFKSFEILPPTAGSCEQDQFLVTGQNVNNVIPILCGINTGQHVYIEVSNAEGPIVLSFQTVSEENRLFSIKVSQLISSDNLKAPSGCLQYYKNEHGYIESFNYRDTSEIGITRISSYLNYLNYAICIERAHAFCSVTYTNVGDMQIINYDSEGLPVIPPRQAGVEIFDCPSDWLLIAAVRLCGERLNDGSILQDFTLDAPVTDDGAGPIVIWFRTDGIYAGRGFKLSYQQNACTK from the exons atggaatataaaaaatacctaatTATAATGATCAATATATTGTGCATTCACAGTAATAATTGGTATCTTGCAACtgataatagtaatttaaaaatatttgagtcacaaattaatcaaaaacaagacaAAATAAGAAGATTTATCCCACTGAATACAGAAGATCGCGGCTTAATAGATAAGAAGAATATGAATTCCACAGTACTTGATTATTACCGCGCAGAAGTTCGAGAGTTTAAGCCTTCTGATTACATGCAGATATCCACTCTCCTAAAATCAACTAAACGGTCAGCACTGAAAACTGATAGTGTAgctcataatacatatataagtataaataatactatccctaacaataacataattcaaataaatcgaGCCAAACGAATAAATAAGAGGCGATGTGCGCAAAGACCAAAGAAAAATCGTTTTAATTCAAAAGGTCAGAACAGATTTCTGGATGTATTTGAAGTTGTCGAATTTGATCACGTGACGTGTTCGGCTCTTAATGGATTCGAAGGGACTTGTCTACATGAATACGACTGCCAAAAATTAGGTGGAAAAACGATGGGAACTTGTGCTGACGGTTACGGAACGTGTTGTGTTA tgcaGTTTACCTGCGACGGACGTTCGTCATCTCCTAGTGTATGGTTCACTAATCCTGGATATCCTACACCAAGTCCTGATAGGCTTTCATGCTCCTTTACACTAGAGAAATATTCTGATGAAGTAAAGCAAATACGACTGgattttaaaagttttgag ATTTTACCGCCTACAGCAGGAAGTTGTGAGCAGGATCAGTTTTTAGTAACAGGacaaaatgttaataatgttatacCTATCCTTTGTGGTATTAATACTGGACAACACG tgtatatAGAGGTTTCCAATGCAGAGGGTCCAATAGTTCTTTCATTTCAGACAGTATCGGAAGAAAATCGCTTGTTTTCTATTAAG GTGTCTCAATTGATTTCCTCTGACAATTTAAAAGCACCTTCAGGATGTTTACAATACTACAAGAATGAGCACGGGTATATAGAATCGTTTAATTACCGCGACACATCTGAAATAGGAATTACAAGGATATCCAGTTATTTG AACTACCTGAATTATGCTATATGCATAGAACGCGCACATGCCTTCTGTAGTGTAACGTACACCAACGTCGGCGATATGCAAATTATCAACTATGATTCTG AAGGTCTGCCTGTAATTCCGCCAAGACAAGCTGGTGTTGAAATATTCGATTGTCCGAGCGACTGGCTACTGATAGCCGCTGTTCGGCTGTGTGGCGAACGTCTTAATGATGGTTCCATTCTACAGGACTTTACTTTAGATGCTCCCGTCACAG ATGATGGAGCGGGGCCAATAGTAATATGGTTCAGAACAGACGGAATATACGCCGGCCGGGGTTTCAAATTAAGCTATCAACAGAACGCttgtactaaataa
- the LOC124543767 gene encoding 3-ketodihydrosphingosine reductase, which yields MIFIYIGLVILIIVIILFALNKCLEKKIVYKNLNNRHVVITGGSSGIGKSVAIEAAKLGANVTIIGRDLQKLILSVNEITAHCKPYSGQKVNYISLDITSDYDTIQKCLSKAESDIGPIFMLVNCAGMCICGQFENMKIEHIKQMIDLNYFGTAYPTRYVLPGMKKRNEGLIVFVSTEAALLGIYGYSAYGAAKWAVRGLAESVFMELVGTNVRLTLAFPPDTDTPGFKNEELTKPKETKLISGSGGLHTPEEVGKKLIRDAMNGKLYSVFGFSGHLLSILYCGTIDNVTQVLLQIFSLGILKAIMIGVQLSFHKIVRDGLKEKEMSDNGKEKSL from the exons atgattttcatatatattggTCTAGTAATtcttattatagttataattttgtttgcCTTGAATAAATGTTTGGAAAagaaaattgtttacaaaaatcttaataataggCACGTCGTCATTACTGGCGGATCGAGCGGTATTGGAAAATCTGTGGCTATTGAAGCGGCCAAATTAGGAGCTAATGTTACGATAATCGGTCGAGATCttcaaaaacttattttaagtgTTAATGAAATCACTGCACATTGTAAACCATATAGTGGACAAaaggttaattatatttctttagatATTACATCGGACTATGATACGATCCAGAAGTGTTTATCGAAAGCAGAATCGGATATTGGACCAATATTTATGTTGGTTAATTGTGCTGGAATGTGTATTTGTGGCCAGTTTGAAAATATGAAGATAGAACATATAAAACAGATGATAGATTTGAATTATTTCGGTACAGCCTATCCAACAAGGTATGTCCTGCCAGGAATGAAAAAACGCAATGAAGGCTTAATAGTATTTGTTTCCACAGAAGCTGCTTTATTGG GAATATATGGATATAGTGCATATGGTGCTGCAAAATGGGCCGTTCGTGGCTTAGCTGAATCTGTCTTCATGGAGTTAGTCGGGACAAATGTGAGATTGACACTTGCATTTCCACCAGACACTGATACTCCCGGATTTAAAAATGAGGAACTCACAAAACCTAAGGAAACAAAACTGATATCAGGTTCTGGAGGTCTTCACACACCCGAGGAAGttggtaaaaaattaataagggaCGCAATG AACGGCAAATTATACTCCGTATTTGGTTTCAGTGGACACTTACTATCAATTTTATACTGTGGGACAATAGACAATGTTACACAAGTTTTACtccaaatattttctttaggtATTTTAAAGGCTATTATGATTGGAGTACAGTTATCATTCCATAAAATTGTAAGAGATGGTTTAAAGGAAAAAGAAATGAGTGATAATGgaaaagaaaaaagtttataa